A region of Lycium barbarum isolate Lr01 chromosome 1, ASM1917538v2, whole genome shotgun sequence DNA encodes the following proteins:
- the LOC132603217 gene encoding GDP-L-galactose phosphorylase 1-like encodes MMLKIKRVPTLVSSFQKDEVDVIGARGTGCGRNCLRNCCLPGSKLPLYAFKKLGNGKSVADETKEPPVDFLESLVLGEWEDRQQKGLFRYDVTACETKVIPGEYGFIAQLNEGRHLKKRPTEFRVDKVLQPFDGSKFNFTKVGQEELLFQFEASEDDEVQLYPNAPIDPEKSPSVVAINVSPIEYGHVLLIPKVFECLPQRIDRDSLLLAVHMAAEAANPYFRLGYNSLGAFATINHLHFQAYYLAVEFPIEKAPTRKITSTDAGVKIFEMLNYPVRGLVFEGGNTLEDLASVVSDSCVCLQENNIPYNVLISDSGKRIFLLPQCYAEKQALGEVSAELLDTQVNPAVWEISGHMVLKRKEDYEGATEANAWRLLAEVSLSEARFQEVTALIFEAIGLNVEENKGATDGSPEDVDVTSPQLMEEIDGLNTHATMVHV; translated from the exons ATGATGCTCAAGATTAAGAGAGTTCCTACACTTGTCTCTAGCTTCCAAAAGGATGAGGTTGATGTAATTGGTGCTCGTGGTACCGGCTGTGGCCGCAATTGCCTCAGAAACTGCTGCCTTCCAG GTTCAAAGCTACCGTTGTATGCTTTCAAAAAATTGGGCAATGGCAAATCTGTTGCCGATGAAACCAAGGAGCCTCCTGTTGACTTCCTGGAATCCCTTGTTCTAGGAGAA TGGGAGGATCGTCAGCAGAAAGGTCTCTTTCGCTATGATGTCACTGCTTGCGAAACCAAG GTGATTCCTGGAGAATACGGTTTCATTGCTCAACTGAATGAGGGAAGGCACCTCAAGAAGAGGCCAACTGAGTTTCGAGTTGATAAGGTGCTGCAGCCTTTTGACGGAAGCAAGTTCAACTTCACTAAGGTTGGACAGGAAGAGTTGCTCTTTCAGTTTGAAGCAAGCGAGGACGATGAAGTCCAACTCTACCCAAATGCGCCCATTGATCCTGAGAAATCTCCAAGTGTCGTTGCCATCAAT GTCAGTCCCATTGAGTACGGACACGTGCTTTTGATCCCCAAGGTCTTTGAATGCCTTCCTCAGAGGATCGACAGGGACAGCTTACTGCTTGCAGTTCACATGGCTGCTGAAGCAGCAAATCCATACTTCCGATTGGGTTACAACAGCTTGGGTGCATTTGCTACCATCAACCATCTTCACTTTCAG GCTTATTACTTGGCTGTGGAATTCCCCATTGAGAAGGCCCCTACACGGAAGATAACTTCTACTGATGCTGGAGTGAAGATATTTGAGATGCTGAATTACCCAGTTCGAGGTCTTGTTTTCGAGGGTGGGAATACTTTGGAGGATTTGGCCAGTGTTGTCTCTGATTCCTGCGTTTGCCTGCAAGAGAACAACATTCCTTACAATGTTTTAATCTCCGATTCTGGAAAAAGGATATTCCTTCTCCCACAG TGCTATGCTGAGAAACAAGCTCTCGGAGAGGTCAGCGCTGAACTCCTCGACACCCAAGTCAATCCTGCAGTCTGGGAGATTAGTGGACACATGGTCTTGAAGAGGAAGGAGGATTACGAAGGTGCAACCGAGGCAAATGCCTGGAGGCTTCTCGCTGAGGTCTCACTTTCTGAAGCAAGGTTCCAAGAAGTGACTGCTCTCATCTTTGAAGCCATTGGTCTCAATGTCGAAGAGAACAAGGGTGCCACTGACGGTTCTCCTGAGGATGTAGATGTCACATCTCCTCAGCTCATGGAGGAAATTGACGGTCTCAACACCCATGCTACCATGGTTCACGTCTAG
- the LOC132626042 gene encoding factor of DNA methylation 1-like translates to MEFETDLKNENLDELKTKFNLTTLPLRQMLEEKDMPHRSFFEGTRKMLRLAREHAQKILLEQKSSSLELKSKKKKLDSWSRERREVLTEREKQKLDEEKKKNDMRILALQMASAEQRKADENVLRLVEKQKREKEEALKKILERPERDIDAKQNLDMEIAELKGKLKVMKPLGGNDDAAVQNKNKEMTEELKDKTEEMDNMESLIQTLVTKERKSNDELQDVRRTLKEGLLEILSSGRAHIGIKRMGEINSKAFQSALKQRFPNQVAEIKAMELLSLWQEKTQDPDWHPFKIIKIDESNFERVVDENDEALRKLKEEFGDEICDVVTATLKEIEEYNPSGRYAIPELWNFKEGRKAKLTEVISFIIKKLKMQKRKRTYI, encoded by the exons ATGGAGTTTGAAACTGACCTGAAAAATGAAAATCTGGATGAGCTGAAGACAAAATTCAATTTGACTACACTGCCTCTTAGACAGATGCTCGAGGAGAAAGACATGCCACACCGTTCTTTTTTTGAAG GAACAAGGAAGATGCTACGCCTTGCCCGTGAGCATGCACAGAAGATCCTGCTGGAGCAAAAATCGTCGAGTCTAGAGTTGAAGAGCAAGAAGAAGAAGCTTGATTCTTGGAGTAGAGAACGGAGGGAAGTCTTAACTGAGCGAGAAAAGCAAAAGCTTGATGAGGAGAAGAAAAAG AATGATATGAGAATTTTAGCACTTCAAATGGCCTCTGCAGAACAAAGAAAAGCTGATGAGAATGTCTTGAGACTGGTTGAAAAACAAAAG AGGGAGAAGGAGGAAGCCTTGAAAAAGATTCTTGAGCGTCCAGAAAGGGACATCGATGCCAAGCAAAATCTGGATATGGAAATAGCAGAACTTAAAGGAAAACTAAAAGTTATGAAACCCCTTGGAGGCAATGACGATGCAGCTGTACAGAATAAGAATAAGGAGATGACTGAGGAGCTGAAAGATAAAACAGAGGAGATGGATAATATGGAGTCCCTAATCCAGACTCTCGTTACGAAGGAGCGCAAAAGTAATGATGAGTTGCAAGATGTACGGCGCACATTGAAAGAG GGATTGCTTGAGATATTGAGCAGTGGGCGAGCCCATATTGGGATAAAAAGAATGGGGGAAATCAATTCAAAGGCCTTTCAGAGTGCATTGAAGCAGAGGTTTCCGAATCAGGTAGCTGAAATCAAGGCCATGGAACTTCTTTCTCTGTGGCAGGAAAAAACACAAGACCCTGACTGGCATCCCTTTAAAATAATCAAGATTGATGAGTCGAATTTCGAG AGAGTGGTAGATGAGAACGATGAAGCACTACGAAAGCTAAAGGAGGAATTTGGGGATGAAATATGTGATGTGGTGACTGCAACTCTGAAGGAGATAGAGGAATACAATCCTAGTGGTAGGTACGCGATTCCTGAGCTATGGAATTTCAAGGAAGGAAGGAAGGCCAAACTGACAGAAGTAATCAGTTTCATCATCAAGAAATTGAAGATGCAAAAACGCAAGAGGACATATATCTAG